A genomic window from Salvia miltiorrhiza cultivar Shanhuang (shh) chromosome 5, IMPLAD_Smil_shh, whole genome shotgun sequence includes:
- the LOC130986640 gene encoding uncharacterized protein LOC130986640 yields MAVLTPTPKKHASCDSKLKKRQPPQSKQPSSSSWDQIKNLVTCKAMEISKIHHPCAKICNLRDVIHGNTRIIDRADKSPEMVKRIGCGPPHGGAMQLRKLSGCYECHAVSTNPMPRSNVFPCSQCGEIFPKIESLDLHQALRHAVSELGPDNSSRNIVEIIFKSSWLKTENPICEIERVLKVHNTQRTIQRFEGYRDAVKLRAKRSARCAADGNELLRFHAAAITCALGARGSSSLCGSAPACGICAIIRHGFRCCRTSGVCTTASSGRADDRLVGSAPRRAMLVCRVIAGRVKPRVAEDLAANGEGSAAGSYDSLAGCDGAYSNMEELYVFSSRAILPCFVVIYKALE; encoded by the exons atggcGGTCCTCACTCCCACACCCAAAAAGCACGCTTCTTGCGACTCCAAGCTGAAAAAGAGGCAGCCGCCGCAATCCAAAcagccttcttcttcttcatggGATCAAATCAAAAACCTCGTAACTTGCAAAGCAATGGAGATTTCGAAGATCCATCACCCCTGCGCCAAGATTTGCAACTTGAGGGACGTCATCCATGGCAACACCAGAATCATAGACCGAGCCGATAAATCGCCGGAGATGGTGAAGAGAATCGGCTGCGGACCACCTCACGGCGGCGCCATGCAGCTGAGGAAGCTGTCGGGTTGCTACGAGTGCCACGCCGTCAGCACGAATCCCATGCCCAGAAGCAACGTCTTCCCATGCTCTCAATGTGGAGAGATTTTCCCAAAAATTGAGAGCTTGGACCTTCATCAAGCACTTAGGCATGCAg TTTCTGAGCTGGGCCCAGACAACTCAAGCCGCAACATAGtggaaataattttcaaatcaagCTGGCTGAAAACGGAAAATCCAATCTGCGAGATCGAACGGGTATTAAAGGTCCACAACACCCAACGCACCATCCAACGGTTCGAGGGTTACCGCGACGCCGTGAAGCTACGCGCCAAGCGGAGCGCCAGGTGCGCCGCCGACGGGAACGAGCTGCTGAGGTTCCACGCCGCCGCCATCACGTGCGCCCTCGGCGCGCGCGGCTCGTCCAGCTTGTGCGGCTCCGCGCCGGCTTGCGGCATCTGCGCGATCATCCGGCACGGGTTCAGATGCTGCAGGACGAGCGGCGTCTGCACCACCGCCAGCAGCGGTCGCGCCGACGACCGCCTGGTCGGCTCGGCACCCCGCAGGGCGATGCTGGTGTGCCGCGTGATTGCGGGGAGGGTGAAGCCGCGCGTGGCGGAAGACCTGGCGGCTAATGGGGAGGGGAGCGCGGCTGGCTCATATGATTCTTTAGCCGGCTGCGATGGTGCTTACTCGAATATGGAGGAATTGTATGTGTTTAGTTCAAGGGCAATCTTACCTTGTTTTGTGGTAATTTACAAAGCGCTTGAATAA